In Deltaproteobacteria bacterium RBG_16_64_85, one genomic interval encodes:
- a CDS encoding diaminopimelate decarboxylase — protein MHHFCVRRGEMVCEGVPLRRIAEVVGTPVYVYSHATLSHHYKVFDEAFASIPHVVCYSMKANSNGSVIRAFTNLGSGADIVSGGELVRALAAGAPPSKIVYSGVGKQVWEIEEALRRGILMFNVESRQELETIDAVAGRMRKRAPISLRVNPDVDPKTHPYISTGLKKNKFGIHIGQAIRDYEWAARRKHIEVVGVDCHIGSQLTEISPFVDAAGRVRLLVDRLIRKGLPIRLVDIGGGLGITYNEELPPHPKQYADAILSAFAGLDVTLVLEPGRVLVGNAGILLTRVLYTKEATSLKGKGKKRFFIVDAAMNDLARPSLYGSYHAIVPVGPAARKKVTADIVGPICESGDFLARDRRLPLVRSGDLLAVMSAGAYGFSMSSNYNSRPRAAEVMVSGARFEVVREREPVRALAGGERTASFLAARRRKPR, from the coding sequence ATGCACCATTTCTGCGTAAGGCGGGGGGAGATGGTTTGTGAAGGCGTTCCGCTGCGCCGGATCGCGGAGGTGGTGGGGACCCCCGTCTATGTATACAGCCATGCCACCCTCTCCCATCACTACAAGGTGTTCGACGAGGCGTTCGCCAGCATCCCGCACGTGGTCTGCTATTCCATGAAGGCCAACTCCAACGGGTCGGTCATCCGGGCGTTCACGAACCTCGGCAGCGGAGCGGACATCGTGTCCGGAGGGGAACTCGTACGGGCGCTCGCCGCGGGGGCCCCGCCGTCGAAAATCGTCTATTCGGGGGTGGGGAAGCAGGTCTGGGAGATCGAGGAGGCGTTGCGCCGGGGGATCCTGATGTTCAACGTGGAGTCCCGCCAGGAACTGGAGACGATCGATGCCGTGGCGGGGCGGATGCGGAAGCGGGCGCCGATCTCGCTGCGCGTGAATCCGGACGTCGATCCGAAGACCCACCCGTACATCTCGACGGGCCTCAAGAAGAACAAGTTCGGGATCCACATCGGGCAGGCGATCCGCGACTACGAATGGGCGGCGAGGCGGAAGCACATCGAGGTGGTCGGCGTCGACTGCCACATCGGTTCGCAGCTCACCGAGATCTCGCCCTTCGTGGACGCCGCCGGGAGGGTCCGGCTCCTGGTCGACCGGCTGATCCGGAAAGGGCTTCCCATCCGTCTGGTCGACATCGGCGGAGGGCTGGGGATCACGTATAACGAGGAGCTTCCCCCTCACCCGAAGCAGTATGCCGACGCGATCTTGAGCGCTTTCGCGGGCCTGGACGTCACCCTTGTGCTCGAGCCGGGGAGAGTGCTGGTGGGAAACGCAGGGATCCTTCTGACCCGCGTGCTCTACACGAAGGAGGCGACTTCCCTGAAAGGGAAGGGGAAGAAGCGTTTCTTCATCGTGGATGCGGCGATGAACGACCTTGCTCGCCCTTCTCTCTACGGTTCGTATCACGCGATCGTTCCCGTCGGCCCGGCCGCGAGGAAGAAGGTCACGGCAGATATTGTCGGTCCGATCTGCGAGTCGGGAGATTTCCTCGCGAGGGACCGGAGGCTGCCGCTGGTTCGCTCGGGTGATCTCCTCGCGGTCATGAGCGCAGGTGCGTACGGATTCTCGATGTCGTCCAATTACAACTCGCGTCCGCGGGCGGCCGAGGTGATGGTCTCGGGGGCGCGATTCGAGGTGGTCCGGGAGCGGGAACCGGTTCGGGCTCTCGCCGGCGGCGAGAGGACGGCGTCGTTTCTCGCCGCCAGGAGGCGTAAACCTCGGTAG